One part of the Humulus lupulus chromosome 9, drHumLupu1.1, whole genome shotgun sequence genome encodes these proteins:
- the LOC133800005 gene encoding uncharacterized protein LOC133800005 — MAAASNPNTGERPLSQIPKEQTPHAKDFPCWPGKQPMVDPDPEERLAEAKKCNGELARQVANAQAPPQRPRGRPHGSTAARRVKQVPSPASQPTQPRSQRSNWAKAIANPTAKVPAETGNNRTPTAAQNLNPKSDRANSGPSRPDNGRQPLSPIRHPPSPIRHPSPFQEVLRTAHQRPSRSGSRDGNRLARPG, encoded by the exons ATGGCTGCTGCAAGTAACCCCAATACTGGTGAGCGACCTTTGTCCCAGATACCTAAGGAGCAGACTCCTCATGCTAAGGACTTCCCATGCTggcctggaaagcagcccatggtggaCCCAGATCCTGAAGAGAGG TTGGCAGAGGCAAAAAAATGCAATGGAGAATTAGCCAGACAGGTTGCTAACGCCCAAGCACCTCCCCAGAGGCCTAGGGGACGTCCCCATGGGAGCACGGCCGCTAGGAGGGTGAAGCAAGTGCCGTCACCGGCGTCTCAGCCAACTCAGCCAAGGTCCCAGAGGAGTAACTGGGCTAAGGCTATTGCCAACCCGACTGCAAAAGTACCAGCAGAAACGGGTAATAACCGAACCCCCACGGCAGCTCAGAACCTAAACCCGAAGTCTGATCGAGCAAACTCTGGACCATCCAGGCCCGACAATGGTAGACAACCACTGTCAcccataagacacccaccatcaccaataaggcacccctcgccatTCCAAGAGGTCTTGCGAACTGCACATCAGAGGCCATCTCGCAGCGGCAGTCGAGATGGAAACCGACTGGCTCGGCCTGGATAG